The proteins below are encoded in one region of Tessaracoccus aquimaris:
- a CDS encoding ABC transporter ATP-binding protein gives MSTLLRVEDLQVEVRSRRGTSLPVDGVSFDIARGETVGVVGESGSGKSLTAMSIIQLLPTRAVSMVGGRILLGNEDMAGFSPKRMREVRGRRIGTIFQEPMTALNPAFTIGYQIAEPLRRHLRLGRSEAKGRVIELLEMVGIRRAAEIAASYPHHLSGGMRQRAMIAIAMSCKPDLLIADEPTTALDVTTQAQILDLMQDLQDRQGMGILLVTHDLGVVAQSCDRVVVMRRGEVVERRGVHALFDSPSHPYTRALLESMPTRNAGKDRLPVISDSGLST, from the coding sequence ATGAGCACGCTGCTCCGGGTCGAGGACCTGCAGGTTGAGGTGCGTTCGCGACGCGGCACCAGCCTCCCCGTCGACGGGGTCTCGTTCGACATCGCGCGAGGCGAGACGGTCGGCGTGGTGGGGGAGTCGGGATCGGGCAAGTCGCTGACGGCGATGTCGATCATCCAACTCCTCCCGACGAGGGCCGTCTCGATGGTCGGCGGGCGGATCCTGCTCGGCAACGAGGACATGGCAGGCTTCAGCCCCAAGCGGATGCGCGAGGTGCGGGGGCGGCGGATCGGCACGATCTTCCAGGAACCGATGACGGCGCTCAACCCGGCCTTCACGATCGGCTACCAGATCGCCGAGCCTCTCCGACGACACCTGAGGCTGGGGCGCTCCGAGGCGAAGGGCCGCGTCATCGAACTCCTGGAGATGGTCGGGATCCGACGCGCCGCCGAGATCGCCGCCTCCTACCCGCATCATCTCTCCGGCGGCATGCGGCAGCGCGCGATGATCGCCATCGCGATGTCGTGCAAGCCCGACCTGCTGATCGCCGACGAGCCGACCACCGCCCTCGACGTGACGACGCAGGCGCAGATCCTCGACCTGATGCAGGACCTGCAGGACCGCCAGGGCATGGGGATCCTGCTCGTCACGCACGACCTGGGCGTGGTCGCGCAGTCGTGCGACCGGGTCGTCGTGATGCGCCGCGGCGAGGTCGTCGAGAGGCGCGGAGTCCACGCGCTGTTCGACTCCCCGTCGCACCCCTATACCCGGGCGCTGCTCGAATCGATGCCGACCCGCAACGCCGGCAAGGATCGGCTGCCCGTCATCTCGGACTCAGGACTGTCGACATGA
- a CDS encoding FAD-dependent oxidoreductase, translated as MSAAARARRLDESAEIIVLERGEHVSFANCGLPYHVGGEIVDADKLLVQTPASLKAALNLDVRTGHDVTAIDTGRRVVKARTADGEQEIGYDALVLSPGAKAIRPDIEGLDSPRVTTLRTVDDAVSMKSSVDDGARRAVVLGAGFIGLEAAEALAIRGLETTVVELAPHVLPPLEAELAYLVTQELRAMGITVRDGVAATAIERGADEDVVVLGDGTRIPADLIVLSVGVRPDTAPFEAAGIECERGAIVVDEHGRTSAPGVWAVGDAVVSTDAVTGIRRPVPLAGPANRAGRLVADDIVRPGSARPIPTPVGTAIVRVGSLTAAMTGANRVALDSAGIGYRTLHLHPNQHAGYFPGASQVRLVLHIAAGDGRLLGAQAVGLDGVDKRIDVLATAIRAGMTAPELIDLDLAYSPPYGQAKDGVNLAGMVAANVLDDTLRLWYAEDLDDVGAEALILDARSVQEYETGHIPGSLNIAHTELRDRLDEVREAAAGRPVRVLCASGVRSAIAHRVLTQSGFDSASLSGGILTLKAALGDRADSVLTKYDRADTVLTK; from the coding sequence ATGAGCGCCGCCGCGCGCGCCAGGCGGCTCGACGAGTCCGCCGAGATCATCGTCCTCGAGCGCGGCGAGCACGTCTCGTTCGCCAACTGCGGGCTGCCCTACCACGTCGGCGGAGAGATCGTCGACGCAGACAAGTTGCTCGTTCAGACCCCCGCCTCGCTGAAGGCGGCCCTCAATCTCGACGTCCGCACCGGCCACGATGTCACCGCGATCGACACCGGGCGCCGCGTCGTCAAGGCCAGGACCGCCGACGGCGAGCAGGAGATCGGCTACGACGCGCTCGTGCTGTCGCCCGGCGCCAAGGCGATCCGCCCCGACATCGAGGGGCTCGACTCGCCGCGCGTGACCACGCTGCGCACCGTCGACGACGCCGTCTCCATGAAGTCCTCCGTCGACGATGGTGCCCGCCGGGCGGTCGTGCTCGGCGCCGGGTTCATCGGTCTGGAGGCCGCGGAGGCGCTCGCGATCCGCGGGCTCGAGACCACCGTCGTGGAACTCGCCCCGCACGTGCTTCCCCCGTTGGAGGCCGAGCTCGCCTACCTCGTCACGCAGGAACTGCGCGCCATGGGCATCACCGTCAGGGACGGCGTCGCGGCCACCGCCATCGAGCGCGGCGCCGACGAGGACGTGGTCGTGCTGGGTGACGGGACCCGGATCCCCGCAGACCTCATCGTGCTGTCGGTCGGCGTGCGCCCCGACACCGCCCCGTTCGAGGCCGCTGGCATCGAGTGCGAGCGCGGCGCGATCGTCGTCGACGAGCACGGTCGTACCTCCGCCCCTGGCGTGTGGGCCGTCGGCGACGCCGTCGTGTCCACCGATGCCGTCACCGGCATCCGACGCCCGGTGCCGCTGGCCGGCCCCGCGAACCGCGCGGGTCGCCTGGTCGCCGACGACATCGTCCGCCCGGGGTCGGCGCGCCCCATCCCCACGCCTGTCGGCACGGCGATCGTGCGGGTCGGCTCGCTGACCGCCGCGATGACGGGCGCCAACCGCGTGGCGCTCGACTCCGCCGGGATCGGCTACCGCACGCTGCACCTGCACCCGAACCAGCACGCCGGCTACTTCCCGGGCGCGAGCCAGGTGCGGCTGGTGCTGCACATCGCGGCGGGTGACGGCCGGCTGCTCGGCGCCCAGGCCGTCGGCCTCGACGGCGTCGACAAGCGGATCGACGTGCTCGCCACCGCGATCCGGGCAGGGATGACCGCTCCCGAACTGATCGACCTGGACCTCGCCTACTCGCCGCCCTACGGCCAGGCCAAGGACGGCGTCAACCTGGCTGGCATGGTCGCCGCAAACGTGCTCGATGACACGCTCAGGCTGTGGTACGCCGAGGACCTCGACGATGTCGGGGCCGAGGCTCTGATCCTGGACGCGCGTAGCGTGCAGGAGTACGAGACGGGGCACATCCCCGGATCACTGAACATCGCCCACACCGAACTGCGGGACCGGCTCGACGAGGTCCGCGAGGCTGCGGCAGGTCGCCCGGTGCGGGTGCTGTGCGCCTCCGGGGTCCGCTCGGCCATCGCACACCGCGTCCTCACCCAGTCCGGCTTCGACTCCGCGTCGCTGTCGGGAGGCATCCTCACCCTGAAGGCCGCGCTGGGCGATCGGGCCGACAGCGTCCTGACGAAGTACGACCGGGCCGACACCGTCCTGACGAAGTAG
- a CDS encoding thioredoxin family protein → MATREITKDTLTDTVSDNDIVLLDFWAGWCRPCVSFAPIFEKASEKHPDIVFGKVDTEAQRELAAAFEITSIPTLMAFREGIIVFAQPGALRGPDLEELITAVKELDMDEVHAQIAQQQLAVDGADL, encoded by the coding sequence ATGGCAACCCGAGAAATCACCAAGGACACACTCACTGACACCGTGTCCGACAACGACATCGTCCTGCTCGACTTCTGGGCCGGCTGGTGCCGCCCATGCGTCTCCTTCGCCCCCATCTTCGAGAAGGCCTCCGAGAAGCACCCCGACATCGTGTTCGGGAAGGTCGACACCGAGGCGCAGCGCGAACTCGCCGCCGCCTTCGAGATCACCTCGATCCCCACGCTGATGGCCTTCCGCGAGGGGATCATCGTCTTCGCGCAGCCCGGCGCCCTCCGCGGCCCCGACCTCGAGGAACTCATCACCGCCGTCAAGGAACTCGACATGGACGAGGTCCACGCCCAGATCGCGCAGCAGCAACTCGCCGTTGACGGAGCCGACCTGTGA
- a CDS encoding AroM family protein, giving the protein MSTIALVTIGQAPRVDISADVLDLLKGHRVIEHGALDDLDADQIAALGPGEGEHTVVSRLRDGSCATMGESRVLPHVQRAIDRAVGEGADTVLLMCTGRLPGLTSTVQLHTAEDLARAAARDLARLSRLGVVVPESSQRGPIRERWLADHGLDVIVVDANPYTASLGELVAAAIVAGAQGADALFLDCVGYSERMAQLMSTATDLPVYTARSLAVSRVLDA; this is encoded by the coding sequence ATGAGCACCATCGCGCTGGTGACCATCGGGCAGGCGCCCCGGGTCGACATCTCGGCCGACGTCCTCGACCTGCTCAAGGGGCACCGTGTCATCGAGCACGGCGCCCTCGACGACCTGGACGCCGACCAGATCGCGGCGCTCGGCCCCGGAGAGGGCGAGCACACCGTCGTGTCCCGGTTGCGTGACGGATCGTGCGCGACGATGGGGGAGTCCCGGGTCCTTCCGCACGTCCAGCGGGCGATCGACAGGGCCGTTGGTGAGGGCGCCGACACCGTCCTGCTGATGTGCACGGGGCGGCTTCCGGGGCTGACCTCCACGGTGCAGCTGCACACGGCCGAGGACCTGGCCCGGGCGGCGGCGCGCGACCTGGCGCGGCTCTCGCGCCTCGGCGTGGTGGTCCCCGAGTCGTCGCAGCGCGGTCCGATCCGGGAGAGGTGGCTTGCCGACCACGGCCTCGACGTGATCGTCGTCGATGCGAACCCCTACACGGCGAGCCTCGGGGAACTGGTGGCGGCGGCGATCGTGGCGGGCGCACAGGGCGCCGATGCGCTGTTCCTGGACTGCGTCGGCTACTCCGAGAGGATGGCGCAGTTGATGTCGACGGCCACCGACCTGCCGGTCTACACCGCGCGTTCGTTGGCGGTGAGCAGGGTCCTGGACGCCTGA
- a CDS encoding ABC transporter ATP-binding protein yields the protein MNALLSVKGLVKEFHRRGSRRGAEPFRAVDDVSFDLEVGRTLAIVGESGSGKSTTGRCVLRLIEPTAGSVVYDGVDITAASPAELRRQRRHMQIVFQDTYASLDPRWNVGRLLAESLLAHENLSRAEITSRVGDILERVGLEAAHADRYPHEFSGGQRQRIGIARALMLRPRLIVCDEPVSALDVSVQAQVLNLMKDLQDDLGLSYLFISHDIAVVEFMADDVIVMNTGRVVEAGSCGQVIGDPQDPYTRALIAAVPIPDPSVNVNRAQRRAVIAAGLEGHA from the coding sequence ATGAATGCACTGCTCAGCGTCAAGGGGCTCGTCAAGGAGTTCCACCGCCGCGGCTCGCGCCGGGGAGCCGAGCCGTTCCGGGCCGTCGACGACGTGTCCTTCGACCTGGAGGTGGGCCGGACGCTCGCCATCGTCGGCGAGTCAGGCTCCGGCAAGTCGACCACCGGTCGCTGCGTGCTGCGTCTGATCGAGCCGACCGCAGGCAGCGTCGTCTACGACGGCGTCGACATCACGGCCGCCTCGCCCGCAGAACTGCGCCGCCAGCGTCGCCACATGCAGATCGTCTTCCAGGACACCTACGCCTCGCTCGACCCGCGCTGGAACGTCGGACGACTGCTTGCGGAGTCGCTGCTCGCCCACGAGAACCTGTCCCGGGCCGAGATCACCTCCCGCGTCGGCGACATCCTCGAACGGGTCGGCCTGGAGGCCGCGCACGCCGACCGGTACCCGCACGAGTTCTCGGGTGGCCAGCGCCAGCGCATCGGGATCGCCCGGGCGCTGATGCTGCGGCCCAGGCTGATCGTGTGCGACGAACCCGTCTCCGCGCTCGACGTGTCCGTGCAGGCGCAGGTGCTCAACCTGATGAAGGACCTGCAGGACGACCTGGGGCTCAGCTACCTGTTCATCTCACACGACATCGCGGTGGTCGAGTTCATGGCCGACGACGTGATCGTGATGAACACCGGACGCGTCGTCGAGGCCGGGTCGTGCGGCCAGGTGATCGGCGACCCGCAGGACCCGTACACCCGGGCGTTGATCGCCGCCGTCCCGATCCCCGACCCGTCCGTCAACGTCAACCGCGCCCAGCGTCGCGCGGTCATCGCCGCAGGCTTGGAGGGACACGCATGA
- a CDS encoding metal-sensitive transcriptional regulator, whose protein sequence is MATTDEAARKRILNRLKRARGQLNAVIESVEGEGSCRDVVTQLSAVSSALDKAGFAIIATAMRDCVVDPEGVNRSDDITTEELEKLFLTLA, encoded by the coding sequence ATGGCCACCACTGACGAGGCCGCGCGCAAGCGGATCCTCAACCGCCTGAAGAGGGCTCGCGGGCAGCTCAACGCCGTCATCGAGTCGGTCGAGGGCGAGGGCTCGTGCCGCGACGTCGTGACCCAGTTGTCGGCGGTGTCGTCGGCTCTGGATAAGGCGGGCTTCGCGATCATCGCGACGGCGATGCGGGACTGCGTCGTCGACCCTGAGGGTGTCAACCGCAGCGATGACATCACCACCGAGGAGTTGGAGAAGCTCTTCCTGACCTTGGCCTGA
- a CDS encoding DUF1177 domain-containing protein yields the protein MLNHVLDVVDLLDSPTTSGEALADYLRAQGAPGAEITVVNVPGRDDLSTDFVRVLVPGLRGAAGGGDAPTLGIIGRLGGAGARPERLGFVSDGDGAAAALTAAAKLLRMAARGDRLAGDVIVATHVTGWAPTEPHDPVPFMGSPVDMVTMNSHEVDPRMDAILSIDTTKGNRSINHRGIAISPTVKQGYILRASEDLIAMVETVTGVPAVVFALATQDITPYGNDLHHLNSILQPAVAAAVPVVGVAITTQVPVAGCATGASHATDIELAARLAVETAKYYGTGQVAFYDEGQFDHLVTLYGEATHLQTLGAG from the coding sequence ATGCTCAACCACGTGCTCGACGTCGTCGATCTGCTCGACTCGCCGACGACCTCCGGCGAGGCGCTCGCCGACTATCTGCGGGCCCAGGGCGCGCCCGGCGCGGAGATCACGGTCGTCAACGTGCCCGGCAGGGACGACCTCTCCACCGACTTCGTCCGGGTGCTCGTCCCCGGGCTCCGCGGGGCCGCCGGCGGGGGAGACGCCCCGACGCTCGGCATCATCGGGAGGCTCGGCGGCGCGGGCGCGCGGCCCGAGCGGCTCGGCTTCGTCTCCGACGGCGACGGCGCGGCCGCCGCGCTGACCGCCGCGGCCAAGTTGCTGCGGATGGCGGCGAGGGGCGACCGGCTCGCGGGCGACGTGATCGTCGCAACCCACGTCACCGGCTGGGCGCCCACCGAGCCCCACGACCCGGTGCCGTTCATGGGGTCGCCGGTCGACATGGTCACCATGAACAGCCACGAGGTCGACCCGAGGATGGACGCGATCCTCTCGATCGACACCACCAAGGGCAACCGGAGCATCAACCATCGAGGCATCGCGATCTCCCCGACCGTCAAGCAGGGCTACATCCTCCGGGCGAGCGAGGACCTGATCGCCATGGTCGAGACCGTCACGGGGGTGCCTGCCGTCGTGTTCGCGCTGGCGACCCAGGACATCACCCCGTACGGCAACGACCTGCACCACCTCAACTCCATCCTGCAGCCAGCGGTCGCCGCCGCGGTGCCCGTCGTCGGGGTCGCGATCACCACGCAGGTGCCCGTCGCGGGCTGCGCCACCGGCGCCAGCCACGCCACCGACATCGAACTGGCTGCCAGGCTCGCCGTCGAGACCGCCAAGTACTACGGCACCGGCCAGGTCGCCTTCTACGACGAGGGCCAGTTCGACCACCTCGTCACGCTCTACGGCGAGGCGACCCATCTGCAGACGCTCGGGGCGGGCTGA